Within Amycolatopsis sp. FDAARGOS 1241, the genomic segment CGTCCTGGTGGCGATGAACCCGGCCGCGCTCAAGGCGAACCTGCGCGACGTGCCACACGGCGGCACGATCATCCTCAACACCGACGAGTTCACCAAGCGCAACCTCGTGAAGGTCGGGTACGACAACGACCCGCTCGACGACGACACGCTCTCGGCGTTCCAGATCCACCGCGTCGCCATGTCGACCCTGACGCAGGGCGCGCTGGCCGACACCGGCCTCGGCAAGAAGGACGCCGAGCGGTGCAAGAACATGTTCGCGCTGGGTCTGCTGTCGTGGATGTACCACCGGCCGACCGAGGGCACCGAGCGGTTCCTTAAGGAGAAGTTCGCGAAGAAGCCGGACATCGCCGAGGCCAACATCCTGGCCTTCCGCGCCGGCTGGAACTACGGCGAGACCACCGAATCGTTCGCGACGACGTTCGAGGTCGCGCCCGCGAAGCTCGACAAGGGCACCTACCGGCAGATCACCGGCAACACCGCGCTCGCGTATGGGATCGTCGCGGCCGGCCAGCAGTCCGGGCTCCCGGTGCTGCTCGGCACCTACCCGATCACGCCGGCGTCGGACGTGCTCCACGAGCTGTCCAAGCACAAGAACTTCGGCGTCATCACCTTTCAGGCCGAGGACGAGATCGCCGGCATCGGCGCGGCGCTGGGCGCCTCCTACGGCGGCGCGCTGGGCGTCACCTCGACCTCGGGCCCGGGCATCGCGCTCAAGTCGGAGACCATCGGCCTGGGCGTGATGACGGAGCTGCCGCTCGTGGTCATCGACGTGCAGCGCGGCGGCCCGTCAACGGGCCTGCCCACCAAAACGGAGCAGGCCGACCTGCTGCAGGCGATGTTCGGCCGCAACGGCGAATCGCCCGTGCCGATCATCGCGCCGCTCTCGCCCGCCGACTGCTTCGACGCGGCACTGGAGGCCACGCGGATCGCGCTGAAGTACCGCACGCCGGTGCTGCTGCTGTCCGACGGCGCGATCGCCAACGGCTCCGAGCCGTGGCTGGTCCCGGACGTCGCGAACCTGCCCGACCTGCGGGTCGAGTTCGCGAAGAAACCCAACTCCGACGGTGCTTCTGCCGGCTCCGGCGAATTCTGGCCCTACGTGCGCGACCCCGAGACGCTGGCGCGCGAGTGGGCCGTACCGGGCACGCCCGGCCTGCAGCACCGCATCGGCGGGCTGGAGAAGGCCGACCGGACGGGGCACATCTCCTACGACCCCGACAACCACGACAAGATGGTGCGGCTGCGCCAGGCGAAGGTCGACGGCATCGACGTGCCCGACGTGGTGGTCGACGACCCGTCCGGCGGCAAGGCCCGCGTGCTGGCGCTCGGCTGGGGCTCCTCGTACGGTCCGATCGGCGCGGCGTGCCGGCGCGTGCGCAAGCTCGGCCTGCCGATCGCGCAGGCGCACCTGCGGCACCTGAACCCGCTGCCGCGCAACCTCGGTGACGTGCTGCGGTCCTACGACAAGGTCGTGGTCCCGGAGATGAACCTGGGCCAGCTCGCGCTGCTGCTGCGGGCGAAGTTCCTGGTGGACGTGCACTCGCACACCAAGGTCGCGGGGCTGCCGTTCAAGGCCGAGGAGCTGCAGAACGTGTTCGCCGACATCATCACCAGCACCATCCCGGAGGGCGTCAAGTGACCGCCATCGACCTCGGACTGCCGCAGCTCGGTGGTCTGGACCTGGTCCCCACCACCGACGAACCGCAGAAGGCCAAGGACTACAAGTCCGACCAGGAAGTGCGCTGGTGCCCCGGCTGCGGTGACTACGTGGTGCTCAACGCCGTGCAGTCGTTCCTGCCGACGCTGGGCCTCAAGCGCGAAAACATCGTGTTCATCTCGGGCATCGGCTGCTCGTCGCGCTTCCCGTACTACCTCAACACCTACGGCATGCACTCGATCCACGGCCGCGCGCCGTCGATCGCGACCGGGCTCGCGACCACGCGCCCGGACCTGTCGGTGTGGGTCGTCACCGGCGACGGCGACGCGCTGTCCATCGGCGGCAACCACCTGATCCACGCGCTGCGCCGCAACGTGAACATCAAGATCCTGCTGTTCAACAACCGGATCTACGGCCTCACGAAGGGCCAGTACTCGCCGACGTCGGGCCAGGGCATGGTCACCAAGTCGACCCCGATGGGTTCGGTGGACACACCGTTCAACCCGCTGTCGCTGGCCATCGGCGCCGAAGCGTCGTTCGTGGGCCGCGCGCTGGACTCCGACCGCAAGGGCCTCACCGAGGTGCTCGAGGCGGCGGCCCGCCACCGCGGCTCCGCCGTCGTCGAGATCTACCAGAACTGCCCCATCTTCAACGACGGCGCGTTCGACGTGCTGAAGGACAAGGACGAGGCCGCGACGCGCCTCATCCCGCTGCGCTCCGGCGAGCCCATCCGCTTCGGCCCGGAGGGCGAGCTCGGCGTCACCCGCAGCGGCTGGGGCGGCCTGGAGGTCGCCAAGGTCACCGACATCGGCGAGGACAACCTCGTCGTCCACGACCCGTCGATCCCCGACACGGCCTACGCCTTCGCGCTCTCCCGCCTCGGCGACCAGAACCTCAACCACGTCCCCACGGGCATCCTACGCTCCGTCGAACGCCCCACCTACGACGACGCCGCACGCGCCCAGGTGGACGAAGCCCGCGCCGCCCGCACGCCCGACCTCCAGGCCCTCCTGCGCGGCAAAGACACCTGGACTGTTGCTTAACGGTTCTTGTTCCGGAACGGCCTCCTCGCCGCGCGAGGAGGCCGTTTTCGTGTGCGACCCCGGCTCCACCGACACGGTTGCGATGACGCCGCAACCGACCGGCCGAACTCCAGGACACGGGCCCCGCAGGATCCCTTGGCGGACAAGACAACCTACCGCCCGGCCACACTTCGGCCACCCACAACAAATTCCATCAGCTATGGATAGCCAGCTCCGCACAAGGGTCACCACACCGCGAGATCCCGCCGGCTTCCTCCCCACGATGCGCCCGACCCCCACGCCAAGCACAAACCCGCCGGCCGAACTCCGGGACACGGGCCCCGCAGGATCCCTTGGCGGACAAGACAACCTACCGCCCGGCCACACTTCGGCCACCCACAACAAATTCCACCAGCCATGGAAAGCCAGCTTCGCACAAGGGTCACCACACCGCGAGATCGCGCCGCCTCGGCGGAGCCGGGGCAGACAACACAGCTTCTCTGATTGCCCCGGCGAAGCCGCAGGCAATCAGAGAAGCGGCCGGAAGCCGACGCGTTCCGCGTCGGCCGGTGTGCGGAACCAGACTTCGGCCACCATGCGCGGGAATTGGGGCGACTCGTCGGTGCAGTAGCGCAGCGCGGTGACGCTCGCTTTGACCGTAAAGGCGTCGGAGGGGCGGCCGCCGCCCGGACGGGGCATCGCGGAGCCCGGGCCGAACGGGCCGGGCGGTACGGAGTCTTCGGGAGTCTGGCGGGCCGGCGGGGGTTCGGGCGCCGCCATGGCGGCGGCGACCTGGTTGGGTTGCACCGACGGCTCGAACAACGATCCACTTTGGGCACCGGTGAGCTCCGGGTCGCGGCGTTCGACCGAACGCATCGACGGCTCGATCGGCCGCGGAGGCTCGAACCCGCCTCGCGGGGATTCGCGCGGCTGGCGCTTGGGCAGGGCCCCCGGCTCCAGCGAGTCCTCGACTGAGTCCTCTGTGGACTCCACAGACTCCGTGGACCCGACGGACTCCGCCGCGGCGCCCGGCGGCGAGGTGGGCGTGAGGTGCTCGGTGGCCTCGTGCTCTTCGAGGTAGTCGCCGGTTCCTTCGTGGTCGCCGGGTTCTTCGAAGGGTGAGCGCTCCTTGGTGAACCAGTCCGATTCGGCCGTTTCCGGCCGGGCCTCCGGTTCCGGGGCGGCCGCGGGCTTCTGGAACAGCGACACCGGTTCGCCGGTAGCGCCGAAGGACGCCTCGGGCTCGAGCTTGCTTTCGATCGACGCCGGCTCCGGCGCACGGTGGTAGCCGCTGCCGTGGTCCTCTTCGTCCGGTTCGAACGCGGGCTCCGGCGCGGCGTGGTAACCACTGCCGGAATCGCGGGCGACGGGGTTCAGGTATTCGGTCGCGGCCGCGCGGTACGCGGCGCCACTGTCCACGGAGGACGGCGCGGCGGCCGGCTCGAAGTCGTCGGCGACGGGCTCCGGGTCCGGTGCCGTCCGGTACTCCGCCTCGTACTCGGCCTCGGGCTCGAACCCGGGCGACGGCGTCGCGCTGATCAGCTCGGTCGGGGCGTGCTCACGCTCGTCGCGGGCCCACGACGGGGTGAGATCCGGCTCGGCGAAGTCGTGGTCGTCCGAAGACACCGAGGACACCGAAGACACCGAAGTCGTCTCGGACCCCGAGAACTCCGGTGTGACCGGCGCCGGCACCGCGGTGCCGGTCGCGGCCAGCGCCGCCGCGTTGGCCGGCGTGCGCGCGTTCTCGGCGTGCGCCGCGGCCAGCGCTTCCTCCAGCTCGCGGACCCGCTTGCGCGCCGGCAACACGAGGACCAACCAGGCCACGAGCGCACCGACGAAGAAAGCCAGCAGACTCCACAGCCAGACCTGTCCGAAAATGGACATCTTTCCTGCCCCTTTTAGTGCGTTCGCGCGACCAGGTAGTCGGCGACCGACTCGCAGGCATCGCGCGCGGGGGAAGCGGGCAGCGCTGCGAGCTCGGCACGTGCTCGCGAAGCGTAGTCGGAAAGGGTGACGCGCGCGCGTTCGAGTCCGTGAGAACTTCGCAAGAGCTCGAGGGCCTCCTCGACCAGAGCGTCCTCGGTGATGGGGCCGGCGAGCAGCTCCACGAGCCGCGGGTCGGTGGCCGGGTCGGCCAGCGCGTACAGCATGGGCAGCGTGCGGACGCCTTCGCGCAGGTCCGTGCCCTGCACCTTGCCCAGCTCGTCGGAGGGCGACGCGATGTCGATGATGTCGTCCGAGATCTGGAACGCCGTGCCGATGAGCTCCCCGAAGCGGCACAGCGCCTGGATGTACTCCTCGGGCGCGCCGGACATCATGCCGCCGAACCGCCCGGACGTCGCGATCAGCGAGCCGGTCTTCTGCGCGATGACCGTGAGGTAATGCTCGACGGGGTCGTCGCCGGGGCCCGGGCCGACCGTCTCGCGCATCTGCCCGGTCACGAGCTCGCCGAACGTCTCGGCGATGATGCGCGCCGCGTCGGTGCCGAGGTCTGCGACCAGGCGGGAGGCGTGGGCGAAGAGGAAGTCGCCGGTCAGGATCGCGACGGTGTTGTCCCAGCGCGCGTTGACGCTCTCCGCGCCGCGCCGCATGGTCGCCTCGTCCATCACGTCGTCGTGGTACAGCGTCGCCAGGTGCACCAGCTCCACCGCGGCGGCCGCGATGAGCACGTGCTCTCCCTGCTTGGGCCCGAACTGCGCCGACAGCAGCGTGAACAGGGGACGGAAACGTTTGCCCCCCGCCTCGACCAGGTGCAACGCCGCGTCGTGCACCGCCTGCACATCGCTCTTCACGACGTCCCGCAGCATCGCCTCGACGTCCGCCAGCCCCCCGGCAACCGCCCGCAGCAGCTCCTCGTCCTCGATCTGCAGCCCGACGGTCGCGCGCAGGTCCTCGACAGCGCCATCCCGCGCAGCGCCATCCCGCGCAGCGGCGGCTCCCGCCCCCGGGGGTGGTGAAGACACAGACACGTCGGCTCCGCTCTCTCATGCGCCGGCAGGTTTCCGGTCTTCAGAGTAGTGGCTACCCCTGGGCCGCCGTTTAACCGCTGTCCAGGGGAAACGGTGACGAACATGACATCGGGCGCCGACGGACGTTCTCCCACCGACCCGGACACCTCGGGAACCACGAACGGGTTGAACCACCCGCACGGACGGGTGATCGACGCTCAGCAGCGCAACGGGCGAAACGGGCGCGCGGATATTCACTCAGTGGGAGATCACCGGCGCGCTCCGGGCAGCGGGGAGAGCGGCGCGGTCGAGAGAACGGCACAGCGGAGGACAAGTATGCGCAGGAACAGCAGGCGGGCGGGGCTCGTCGCGGCGGTCGTGGTGGCCGGGGGCGTGGTCACGGGCGGGATGGCGCACGCGGACACGCCGGCCGGGGTGGCGGACCTCGGTGAAGCGAGTTTCACCAAGGGCGCGACCACGGTGACGGTGCCGACGCTGGCACCGTGCGCGGTGGAGGGGCCGACGAGCGCGTCGGCGGAGTCCGTGACCAAGCCGGGGCTCACGTTCGGCGGCGGGACGTCGTCGTGCACGACCACCGTCGTGGATCCGGACAACGACACGACCACCACCAAATCGACGGCCACCGGGAAGAATTTCGAGCTCTCGGCCCTCGTGAGCGCCGGCGGGCCGCGCATCCGCCTGGCGAGCTACACCGTCACGTGCGACGCGGCGCAGCGGCAGACGAACGCGAACTGGACGTTCAGCGGCCTCGCGGGCATCACCGGCCTGCCGTCACCGATGCCGGCGAACTACACCAAGCCCATCACCAAAGCCAACGGCACCGTGCTGGCCAACGCGGTCTTCAACACCCAGACCCTCCCCGGCGACGGCAGCATCAGCCTCACCATGCTGCGCATCGACTTCGCGCCGGCATCCGGGATCACCGGCGCTGTCACCGTCGGTCGCACTTCGTGCTCCCCTGTGTAGTTTTGCCTCGGCTTCGCCGAGGCGGCGAGATCGCCTTTGAGCCGGCTTCTTCCGCACGATGTGTTCGGGCTGGGGGCCGAACACATCGTGCGGAAAAACCGGCGCGATTTCGCGGGGTGGTTCAGCCCTTTGCCCGTCAGCAGGGCAGCCGCAAGGCCGGACCCTGCAGCAACGGCGCCAGCTCGGCCGAGGGCCGGGCAGCGTCGCGCGGTCCAGAAACGACAAGGCCTCGCGGGGTGGCGCACCGGCTTTCTCGCCGGCGCCACGCCGGCCAG encodes:
- a CDS encoding 2-oxoacid:acceptor oxidoreductase subunit alpha, with the translated sequence MSTSSNGGPGGAAAGNGHAALTNSRSTEVSKLDRVVIRFAGDSGDGMQLTGDRFTSEAAAFGNDLSTMPNFPAEIRAPQGTIPGVSSFQVHFADYDILTPGDRPDVLVAMNPAALKANLRDVPHGGTIILNTDEFTKRNLVKVGYDNDPLDDDTLSAFQIHRVAMSTLTQGALADTGLGKKDAERCKNMFALGLLSWMYHRPTEGTERFLKEKFAKKPDIAEANILAFRAGWNYGETTESFATTFEVAPAKLDKGTYRQITGNTALAYGIVAAGQQSGLPVLLGTYPITPASDVLHELSKHKNFGVITFQAEDEIAGIGAALGASYGGALGVTSTSGPGIALKSETIGLGVMTELPLVVIDVQRGGPSTGLPTKTEQADLLQAMFGRNGESPVPIIAPLSPADCFDAALEATRIALKYRTPVLLLSDGAIANGSEPWLVPDVANLPDLRVEFAKKPNSDGASAGSGEFWPYVRDPETLAREWAVPGTPGLQHRIGGLEKADRTGHISYDPDNHDKMVRLRQAKVDGIDVPDVVVDDPSGGKARVLALGWGSSYGPIGAACRRVRKLGLPIAQAHLRHLNPLPRNLGDVLRSYDKVVVPEMNLGQLALLLRAKFLVDVHSHTKVAGLPFKAEELQNVFADIITSTIPEGVK
- a CDS encoding 2-oxoacid:ferredoxin oxidoreductase subunit beta; amino-acid sequence: MTAIDLGLPQLGGLDLVPTTDEPQKAKDYKSDQEVRWCPGCGDYVVLNAVQSFLPTLGLKRENIVFISGIGCSSRFPYYLNTYGMHSIHGRAPSIATGLATTRPDLSVWVVTGDGDALSIGGNHLIHALRRNVNIKILLFNNRIYGLTKGQYSPTSGQGMVTKSTPMGSVDTPFNPLSLAIGAEASFVGRALDSDRKGLTEVLEAAARHRGSAVVEIYQNCPIFNDGAFDVLKDKDEAATRLIPLRSGEPIRFGPEGELGVTRSGWGGLEVAKVTDIGEDNLVVHDPSIPDTAYAFALSRLGDQNLNHVPTGILRSVERPTYDDAARAQVDEARAARTPDLQALLRGKDTWTVA
- a CDS encoding polyprenyl synthetase family protein, whose amino-acid sequence is MSSPPPGAGAAAARDGAARDGAVEDLRATVGLQIEDEELLRAVAGGLADVEAMLRDVVKSDVQAVHDAALHLVEAGGKRFRPLFTLLSAQFGPKQGEHVLIAAAAVELVHLATLYHDDVMDEATMRRGAESVNARWDNTVAILTGDFLFAHASRLVADLGTDAARIIAETFGELVTGQMRETVGPGPGDDPVEHYLTVIAQKTGSLIATSGRFGGMMSGAPEEYIQALCRFGELIGTAFQISDDIIDIASPSDELGKVQGTDLREGVRTLPMLYALADPATDPRLVELLAGPITEDALVEEALELLRSSHGLERARVTLSDYASRARAELAALPASPARDACESVADYLVARTH